From the Caldalkalibacillus thermarum genome, the window TCACTGGCAGCCTACAAGGGTCAAGTGGTGCTTATCGTCAATACCGCCAGCCGCTGCGGCTTCACACCCCAATACAGCGGATTGGAAAAGTTGTACCAAACATATAAAGACCGGGGGTTTGTTGTCCTCGGCTTTCCTTGCAATCAGTTCATGAATCAGGAACCGGGAAGTGAGGAAGAGATCCTCTCCTTTTGCCAAACCAACTACCAGGTCAGTTTCCCGATGTTTGCCAAAGTTAAGGTGAAAGGCCCTGAGGCACACCCCCTGTTTCAATATTTAACCAGCCAGGCCAAAGGCATCCTGTCTGATGAGATCAAATGGAACTTTACCAAGTTTTTGGCTGACAAGAACGGCCAGGTCGTTAAGCGTTATGCGCCCACAACAGCTCCGGAAAAAATTGCCCCAGACATTGAGCGACTGCTGGAGGAAAAGGGTAGGTGACTACAATCTGCGGCTCATGTTGATTGCCTTACCTTAGCTGACAAAATGGTAAAATCATGCTATAATAAACGCATCTCAAGCTATAGTCACAAATTGAGCCCGTAGCTCAACGGGATAGAGCAGCGGCCTCCTAAGCCGTCGATGCAGGTTCGAGTCCTGCCGGGCTCACCATGACTTCTAAAATGATCGCCATTGTACTTTGACCGAGTGCACACCGATTATTCGGAAATTTCAGCCTTTTTCAATTGTAGCGGAAACATAAAAAGTACCCTTGGTGGCCGAACATAGGCACCAAGGGCGCAATCGGCACTTTTCTTATTTAGGTACTTCAGGTAAGGTCACGCAAGCTTCATCATCGTAATAGAGATCTCGTCCCAGTTCAACCTGACCAGAGTAAAGGGGACGAGGTTCTTCGGTGAGTTCCAGCCGGTAAACTGTGCTCACGTAGAAATTGACGTCAGGCTCCTTAACTGGTACAGGTGCCATGCGGGCCACAGGGTAGCCACGGGCCACAATGTCTTCCAGAAGATAGTCCTGGAAGGCACCTAACATATCTGTAATGGCAAATCCCATGTCGAGGATGCCCTTCTGGATCTGACGCCATTTCTGCCAAGAAGCCTCCATGTAAGACAGACCAAAGTAACCGGCAGCACCAGGTTCCCGCAAGCCCTCCGTGCACCGGCTTAAAAAGAGGAAAATCCCCTTGAGCGTTTCTACCGGGTCGGTGAAGAACACATCAAACTTGCCCCGGAGATGAGAGGGGAGGGCTTCCCGTACATCGTAAACCTCCGCGTGAACATGGTCGTATCCGCGGTCCCGGGCCACGTCCCGGATAAAGTTGACGATACGTTCATCAACGTCCAGTACGCAAATGCGCCGTGGCAGACCTGAGAGTGCTGCTGCTATGCTGGTGAGGTCATCGTCACCCAAAAGGAGCAGGTCACGGCCAGCTAAGTCACCCCGTTCGGCCATTAAAGCCAGCCGCAGCACGGTGGTTTCAGCTGTGACATATCCCTGGTCAAAATCAGGGGTTGCCTTGGGACGCATGGCCACAATCTCTTTAAAATCTTGAAGCAAACGGTCAAAAGGAGGCTTAAGGGTAATTCCGCGTCCTGCGCAGGTCTCACAGCGCTGTTCGGCCACCCGGTTCAATCCCAGGGCTTCAGCTTGACTGCGGCCTGTATCCGTCAGCATGAAGCGGTCCTCTTCATAGGCAACCAGCTTATCTTTCATCAACTTTTGCAGGGCCTCCAGCACCTGGCGGGTATGGGCTTGTCCCGCGCGCATCAGTTGCCAGTAAGATTTGGGACCGTTATACAGTTGACGGAGCAACAGCATTTGGATCCGATTAGGTTCTACAATGATATTGGTTGTAGACATTGTCACCCCTCCTTCTTAAGTATGGTGGCTTTTATACTGAATTCCTCCAATGGGAGATGAGGAATCACTAAAAAAAAATTATACCGTTAACCATTCATTCTGTCCACTCTGCGCAATCAGTCAGGAGGTAAAGTATAAGTTCTTTGCAACAAATCTGCGTTGGACATCCGTCTTATCTGTCGGTTTAGCCCTTGTACTCGTGCTTACATTAATACCTCTTCAGCTGCACACTCAGGCACAAAACGAAACACACGAGGCCATTATTGATCAGAAGATATGGTCCGCATTTGAAACCGGTCTGGAAACGGTGGAAGCCATTGTCACCTTCCGTGTTTTTAATCCCCCAGGAGAGCATGAAAATCAATTGCTCAAAGATGTGGGGATATCCGCCGGGTTTACGTTTCAATCTTTGCCCATGGCCGCGCAACCTTATTCAAAATGCCCTAGGATCAACCAACTTGAATGCATACAGCCAATTGTTGCCCATTACTTATGTTGAAGGGGTCCAAAATACCGATACGAATTCAGGGCACGGCACCCATGTCGCTGGCACAGTAGGAGGAACGGGGGCCATGTCCGGACCCGGAACACCCGATTAACATTGCCAGCCGCATGGCATATAAACGTAACATTGTCGTCACCTTTGCGGCCGGAAACTCTGGGCCGGGTGAAAATACACACAATCCATACGCGAAAGCTCCTTGGGTCATATCAGTGGCTGCCGGAACCAAAGATAGAAAATTAGCCAATTTTTCCTCCAGAGGTGTAAGAGGGCATAAAGACTTTTTCCTTTCAGACATCGGGCAAGCGTTCTGTCAAATCAGACAATACCGGGTCAAAGTCTTCCCCGTACAGCTCAAAGTAGAGACGGTCGCCCACCTTCTCTATCACTCCCGATTCCTTGATGGTCTCCTGGTAAGTTTCATAACAGGACAAGCATTTGACTAACATGTCCATATCCTCTTGGGATAAAGGCACAATACAGTCAATCAGATCATGCTCAGTATGTTTGAGCCGGAATCCGCCATCCTGGAAGACCGGTTGTCCGTTGTCAGGAAGGGTCAGCATGGCTAAACGGCGCAGATAATGGGCCCCTTGATCCTTCAGTTCCACAAAAACACGCTTGACCACCGCGTGGGTGACCAGATGATCATGGAAACCGCTGATGCCGTGGACGGGGTATGTCACGATCACCTGGGGTTGAATGGTTTCGATGTGGGTACGCACCGCTTTCTCCAGAATGCGTGGATCAAGCTCTTTCAGCCCGCTATCGGGAAAATCCAAAACCGTCATCCCGTGCAGGCCCAGGGTGCGTTTGACGGCCAGCATTTCTTTGTAGCGGATCTCCCCCATTTCAGCAATGGATAAGCCCAGCTTGTGCCGCTGTTTGGTCGCTCCGCCCTTGGTCAAGGTGAGCAGGAACACCCGGTGTCCAGCCTGAATCTGCTGGTGCATTACCGCCGCAGGTCCAAACGATTCATCATCAGGATGGGGAAAAATATACAGGATGTTCATGGGTGATCCCTCCAGGAAAAAGTGTAGGAAACAGTGTATTGAAGATTACGTTCCTGGTTCTTTATTCGTTATTTCTGCTCATCGTCCTTCCGGGTCTTGGGAAAAGATGAGCCACGGGACAAATCTGCCATTGCCAAATCTATAGTCAGTTTGGACTTGGATTATGTATAATGTGGTCGAACGGTATATCAGAAACATCTGGATTGGGATTGAGGAGATCACGGAGGAAACCAACCAAGTTTGATGTAAAAGCCTTAAGACCTGCAAATCTGCAGAAACATTGGCAGCAGCTGCGAACCTTGGAACAAGCCTTAAATCAGGCGGCCATTATTGCTATCACAGATCAGCGGGGCACCATCACCTTTGCCAATGATGCCTTTTTAAGGGAAATTGGTACATTTTAGAAAGCGATAATGTTTATCTTAAAGTTGTTTGTAAATGTGCTGAACTCTTTGTGGTTGCTACGTTTTTGATAAATGTGGTATACTAACAATAACAGAACATTTGTTCTATTAAATCTTTTATGAAAGAGGAGACTGTCATGGATAAACTGGATATTATTTTAAAAGAGATTGAGTCAATAAAAAATGTGATGGCTACTAAGGATGACATTGCCAACATGGCTACTAAGGATGACATTGCCAACATGGCCACGAAAGATGACATTGCCAACATGGCCACGAAAGATGACATTGCCAACATGGCCACGAAAGATGACATTGCCAACATGGCTACTAAGGATGACATTGCCAACATGGCCACGAAAGATGACATTGCCAACATGGCTACTAAGGATGACATTGCCAACATGGCTACTAAGGATGACATTGCCAATATGGCTACGAAGGACGACATTGCCAATATGGCCACCAAAGATGACATAGTTAACATGGCCACAAAAGAGGATATTGCCATCATAGATGACAAAGTTACTAAGTTAGAGAAAAAAGTGAAAGAGTTAGGAGAAACGGTTAAAGACTTTCCTTTTGTCCGCCGAGCAGTTTTGGAAATCGGGGAACGTACAGCAAGGATGGAAGAGCGGTTGGCGAAAATTGAAGAAAATATGGCAAGAAAAGAAGATTTGAAGTTCTATGACTATAAAATATCTCAACTTGAACGGGAATTATTTGAATTAAAACATCGCTAAGTGTTTCTGTTTTTTCTTTTCATCAGGCGAGGAACAAGGAGTTAACGAAAGAACGTCATTCAGGCACGGATGATCCCGCGTCTTTTTTTTTGGACAAAATTAGAACATTTATTCTCTGACAGACAGTTGTCAAAACGGTGTGTTAATCTAGAATTAAACTGAACAGGGAAGACGGCCAAGAACAAAAGTTCAGGAGGGATGTTTTATGAGTCTGCACAATTTCAGATCATTTTTGTACACACTGGCCAAAATATTAGGGGATATACAAGCAATAAAGTCAGGAAGTCCCAAGAAAATAGCCAAACGGGTTGGCCGGCGGGCGGCAGGAAAGGCGACCGGTCGCATGCTGAGAAAATTGTTTAAGTAAGTACGCAGGGTTTGATCCCCTGTCCGCCTTGCGGATACAGCATGCTGTTTCCATTGAAAAGCGGATTTGGATGGCAAGCTACTGCACCTTATAATTTTATAAGATTTTATAATTTTTCTTAATTCCTTCTTGTCTTAAAAATAGTAACAAACACATATTCCCGGCTCTGTCTCTTTAAGAACGAATATCACGGAGGCCGATTTATGCCAATTACATAACCGGGCTGTTCCAGATCCTATTGGAGAAGAAAATGACAAGTATATTTTAACTTACCTCCGACAGAAGTCTCCCACTTCTAAGCGAAGCGAAAGTGGGAGATGAATGTCGGTTTGATGTAGCCTCAATATGATGAGTGTGGTAAAATAAAATCAAACAAACGTTCGTATTGTGGGCAGGTGATGCGGATATGGCCCACAAAGCCTACAAATTCTGTGGCTTAAAGAAGTCGATAGCCTTGCCTTAGCCAACGCTCAATTAAACTTGCAAAAAGCATTCACCAACTTCTTCTCTTATGAACACCAACCGGTGCCAAAAGAAATAGAAAACGTTGTTGGGCTCGATTTTGCCATGAATACGCTGTATGTCGATAGCGAGGGTAAGAGAGCCAATGATCCTCGATCCTATCGGCAAGCCTTGGAAAAACTGGCTCAAGCCCTCCATTTCGGTCAAAGCGTCCACGACAACGGCTGGGGCCTGTTCACTACTTTCCTTCAATACAAGTTAGCAGAACAGGGAAAGCAGCTGATCAAAATCGACAAATGGTTCCCCTCATCCAAAACGTGTTCATGTTGTGGTCGAGTGAAGGTGTCTCTATCGCTTTCCGAACGTCTATTTCGTTGTGCATGCGGTTTTGTGGCAGACAGAGACACCAACGCCGCCATTAATATCCACAAGGAAGGCCTGAAACAGTTAGGGATTGCCTAAATTCTTGCTCGAACCGTGGGGCACACGGGGATCGCTCGGTCAACTTCCCATCATGAGATGGGATTACCCGAGAAGCCCCCACCTCTAAGCGTTAGCGTAGGTGGTGGGAGTATGTCACCAATTTTTATTTATCTGCCTCAAACCAAAATTGAACGGGCGGGTGACTTGGATCATTTCATTACCGGGATATGTGACGGGCTACGGGCTGCCCATCCAAGGGTACAACCTCATCCAGTGTTCAAAACATCCGTGAACAAAGAGATTGATCCATTCCGACCTCTGCTGATTGAGGATGCTCGCAAAGTGATGGCCATTACGGCTTGGAAACAGAAGTTAGGTGAAAACTGCCGTCCGTATTATAAAGTGATGATTGAGGAAATAGAATCGGATCTAGGGTGATATACAAGGTTTTAAACGTCTGCCCATATGTTTGTCAGCAAATAGAACACAATTTTGCAAGTTAATATGTTTTGTTCTATTATAGGAAATTGGTGAAATGGGGAAGGGATTTAAACAGTGATGTCGAAAGAGGTACTGTCAGGCTGCTTCGTCTCGCCTCACGGCCTACGCTGAAGGTAAATTTTTGTGGAACTACTTCCGGTCATATACGGTTTGCCAGGTAGGCATAATCAGATGGGAGTGGGTTTTAAAAGATGAGATTAAAAGTGACCTTTTATACACCTGACGCTGTATCGATTCCGGTCAATTATCATCATTTGATTTCTGGCTTGCTATACCGCTCAGTGGGGGATAAAGCATTTTCTCACTTCCTCCATGATGTAGGCTACCAGTATGAGAAAAGAAAGTACAAGCTGTTTACATTCAGCCGCCTGTTAGGCAACCACCGCTATAACCCAGACACCAGGACACTTTCTTTTCAAGGGGATATTGACCTTTATGTCAGCTCTGTAGCGGCAAAATTTATTGAAGAGATAGGCCAAAGTTTGATTCATACCAGTCTTGTACAAATCGGAGAGGCTCACCTGGAAGTGAAGGAGCTGATCTATACTGACAGACCGGTTTTGCCCCAAGATAGCTATATGATCAAGATGCTTTCCCCCATCACGGTCTACAGCACTTTCAAGTCCACAACTGGGCAAAAGATCACACACTATTTTCATCCTGATAACCGTATGTTTGCCCAGCAGGTGGAAGATAATCTGTTAAGGAAGTATGAGGCTTTCTACGGTCAACCAGCAAGCGAACGCTTTTTGATCCGTCCTGTCCGCATCCGTCCCATAGACAAGGTGGTGACCCGGTTTAAAGGTACGATTATCAATGCTTGGTCTGGCATCTACGAAGTACAATCCTCCCCTGAATTGATCAGTTTTGCCTATAAAGCAGGATTAGGAGCGAAAACATCACAAGGTTTCGGTATGTTTGAATTCATCTGAATTCAGAACATGAGAAAACATGATTTTCATCAGACTGTCTTGTCGTCGATCCT encodes:
- a CDS encoding glutathione peroxidase, which translates into the protein MSIYDYSARLINGTKQSLAAYKGQVVLIVNTASRCGFTPQYSGLEKLYQTYKDRGFVVLGFPCNQFMNQEPGSEEEILSFCQTNYQVSFPMFAKVKVKGPEAHPLFQYLTSQAKGILSDEIKWNFTKFLADKNGQVVKRYAPTTAPEKIAPDIERLLEEKGR
- a CDS encoding bis-aminopropyl spermidine synthase family protein — its product is MSTTNIIVEPNRIQMLLLRQLYNGPKSYWQLMRAGQAHTRQVLEALQKLMKDKLVAYEEDRFMLTDTGRSQAEALGLNRVAEQRCETCAGRGITLKPPFDRLLQDFKEIVAMRPKATPDFDQGYVTAETTVLRLALMAERGDLAGRDLLLLGDDDLTSIAAALSGLPRRICVLDVDERIVNFIRDVARDRGYDHVHAEVYDVREALPSHLRGKFDVFFTDPVETLKGIFLFLSRCTEGLREPGAAGYFGLSYMEASWQKWRQIQKGILDMGFAITDMLGAFQDYLLEDIVARGYPVARMAPVPVKEPDVNFYVSTVYRLELTEEPRPLYSGQVELGRDLYYDDEACVTLPEVPK
- a CDS encoding PIG-L deacetylase family protein, producing the protein MNILYIFPHPDDESFGPAAVMHQQIQAGHRVFLLTLTKGGATKQRHKLGLSIAEMGEIRYKEMLAVKRTLGLHGMTVLDFPDSGLKELDPRILEKAVRTHIETIQPQVIVTYPVHGISGFHDHLVTHAVVKRVFVELKDQGAHYLRRLAMLTLPDNGQPVFQDGGFRLKHTEHDLIDCIVPLSQEDMDMLVKCLSCYETYQETIKESGVIEKVGDRLYFELYGEDFDPVLSDLTERLPDV
- the cas6 gene encoding CRISPR-associated endoribonuclease Cas6, which produces MRLKVTFYTPDAVSIPVNYHHLISGLLYRSVGDKAFSHFLHDVGYQYEKRKYKLFTFSRLLGNHRYNPDTRTLSFQGDIDLYVSSVAAKFIEEIGQSLIHTSLVQIGEAHLEVKELIYTDRPVLPQDSYMIKMLSPITVYSTFKSTTGQKITHYFHPDNRMFAQQVEDNLLRKYEAFYGQPASERFLIRPVRIRPIDKVVTRFKGTIINAWSGIYEVQSSPELISFAYKAGLGAKTSQGFGMFEFI